In Ruminococcaceae bacterium BL-4, one DNA window encodes the following:
- the dppB gene encoding dipeptide transporter; membrane component of ABC superfamily (Evidence 2a : Function from experimental evidences in other organisms; PubMedId : 7536291; Product type t : transporter), protein MPEAVGSDSFRQCVYIGYYLEKEGKDVYSLFKYTVKRILQLIPVLLGVSIIVFLIMRVFSPDPAGVVLGQHATPAAMQAWRQENGLNDPIWLQYWNFLTDALRGDLGTSYYTHSPVTQEIASRFPATVELAICAIILASLFGILLGVISSVKKNSLADHASMILALIGVSMPIFWSGMLMIILFSGTWHLLPSSGRIDPMLQPVGGTGLYLIDTLFSGDFEAFGNALQHLILPTVALSLYSMAIITRMTRSSMLETLDQDYIRTAEAKGLTRGRVVQHHALRNAMIPVTTVIGLQFGSLLGGAVLTETVFAWPGIGKYTVECILKSDFPVVQGVVLLIAVIFVLLNLVVDIIYAFLDPRIKYAKKEG, encoded by the coding sequence TTGCCGGAAGCTGTCGGCAGTGATAGCTTCCGGCAATGCGTTTATATTGGTTACTATTTGGAAAAAGAAGGAAAGGACGTATACAGCTTGTTTAAATATACTGTAAAACGCATTTTGCAGCTGATTCCGGTCCTTTTGGGTGTTTCCATTATCGTTTTTCTGATTATGCGTGTCTTTTCGCCGGATCCGGCAGGTGTTGTGCTTGGACAGCATGCAACTCCGGCTGCGATGCAGGCATGGCGCCAGGAAAATGGCTTGAATGATCCCATCTGGCTTCAATACTGGAATTTTCTTACCGATGCGCTTCGTGGAGATCTAGGAACTTCCTATTATACACATTCTCCTGTAACGCAGGAAATTGCTTCTCGTTTTCCTGCAACTGTTGAACTGGCAATTTGTGCAATTATTCTTGCTTCTCTTTTTGGAATCCTGCTTGGAGTCATTAGCAGTGTTAAGAAAAATTCACTTGCAGATCATGCCAGTATGATTTTGGCACTGATTGGTGTCTCTATGCCGATCTTTTGGTCCGGCATGCTGATGATTATTCTTTTTTCCGGTACCTGGCATCTTTTGCCGAGCAGCGGACGAATCGATCCAATGCTTCAGCCGGTTGGAGGAACAGGGCTTTATCTGATTGATACCTTGTTTTCCGGCGACTTTGAAGCCTTTGGCAACGCTTTGCAGCATTTGATTTTGCCGACAGTTGCGTTGAGCCTTTATTCGATGGCTATTATTACTCGTATGACCCGTTCCAGTATGCTGGAAACATTAGACCAAGATTACATACGTACTGCCGAAGCCAAAGGCCTGACAAGAGGGCGTGTGGTGCAGCATCATGCTCTGCGCAATGCGATGATTCCGGTTACGACAGTAATCGGACTGCAGTTTGGCAGCCTTCTTGGCGGTGCTGTTTTGACAGAGACAGTGTTTGCATGGCCTGGTATTGGAAAATATACGGTCGAATGTATTTTAAAATCAGACTTCCCGGTTGTTCAGGGAGTTGTTCTGTTGATAGCAGTGATCTTTGTTTTGCTGAATTTGGTGGTTGATATCATCTATGCATTCTTGGATCCGCGCATCAAGTACGCAAAGAAAGAAGGTTGA
- a CDS encoding Dipeptide-binding ABC transporter, periplasmic substrate-binding component (TC 3.A.1.5.2), producing the protein MKKSKKLLALALATAMVGASMVGCGSSRAGSSASGTTSGSQMADTITYAQGADPRGLDPAYVDDGESAKIMCNIYEGLLKYNKDSTEVEPCLAKSWDISDDGLTYTFHLQEGVKFQDGTDFNADAVKKSIDRQLEPNRSSDMPYASFVYGSEADNTGVKAVKVIDTNTVEIDLRSANTAFLKNMAMCMAAPIVSPTALDKNKGNLNEAPCGTGPYTFVSWNKGQSVVLKKNDNYWDKDNAAKTENVVFRFIAENAARVTALDNGEVDVIDGIDDTVVPTIEDAGNKIFNEDGMTINYMAYNTKSDIFKNAAARKAVSEAINVPELVKALYGDYASVANSVMPTFMAPYDTDIKQTQYDPDKAKADLAAAGVTKIKMLTYTNPRPYNAKGGQQLAETIKGYLDKVGVDCEIDAYDWTTYKQKIETESYDVAFYGWTGDNGDPDNFMNLLADKTVSMNLSRYDDPTYRALIQKGIATKDGADRDAVYKQCEQMVADQNVWLLISHSKNLCGYNPKVQGFYYHQTGITPFAGVTKTK; encoded by the coding sequence ATGAAGAAGAGCAAGAAACTGCTTGCACTAGCGCTGGCTACAGCAATGGTGGGTGCAAGTATGGTTGGCTGCGGTAGTAGCCGCGCCGGCAGCAGCGCCTCCGGGACTACATCCGGAAGCCAAATGGCAGATACCATCACGTATGCGCAGGGCGCAGATCCTCGTGGACTGGATCCGGCTTATGTTGATGACGGTGAATCTGCTAAGATTATGTGCAATATTTATGAGGGACTTTTAAAGTACAACAAAGATTCCACCGAAGTAGAGCCCTGCCTTGCAAAGAGTTGGGATATCAGTGATGACGGACTTACTTATACCTTCCATCTTCAGGAGGGTGTTAAGTTCCAAGATGGTACTGATTTTAATGCAGACGCTGTTAAGAAGAGTATTGACCGCCAGCTGGAGCCGAATCGTAGTTCCGATATGCCGTATGCTTCCTTTGTTTATGGATCTGAAGCAGACAATACCGGTGTAAAAGCAGTCAAGGTAATTGATACCAACACAGTCGAAATTGACCTGCGTTCTGCTAATACCGCATTCCTTAAAAATATGGCAATGTGTATGGCAGCTCCGATCGTCAGCCCCACTGCTCTTGACAAGAACAAGGGGAATCTGAACGAAGCTCCCTGCGGCACCGGTCCTTATACCTTTGTTTCTTGGAACAAAGGCCAGAGTGTCGTTTTAAAGAAGAACGACAATTATTGGGATAAGGATAACGCGGCAAAGACCGAGAATGTTGTTTTCCGCTTTATTGCTGAAAATGCTGCTCGTGTAACGGCTCTCGATAATGGAGAAGTTGATGTAATTGATGGAATTGATGATACGGTAGTACCGACCATTGAGGATGCCGGCAACAAGATCTTTAATGAAGACGGCATGACCATTAACTACATGGCATACAACACCAAGAGTGATATCTTCAAGAATGCAGCTGCTCGTAAAGCTGTCAGTGAAGCAATTAATGTTCCTGAGCTCGTAAAAGCACTTTATGGAGATTATGCCTCTGTTGCAAATTCCGTAATGCCTACTTTTATGGCACCATATGATACCGATATTAAGCAGACTCAGTATGACCCGGATAAAGCAAAAGCGGATCTGGCTGCAGCCGGTGTTACTAAGATTAAAATGCTTACCTATACGAATCCTCGTCCGTATAACGCAAAAGGCGGTCAGCAGCTTGCAGAGACTATTAAGGGATATCTGGATAAGGTCGGCGTTGACTGTGAGATCGATGCTTATGACTGGACTACTTATAAGCAGAAGATCGAGACAGAATCCTACGATGTTGCGTTCTATGGCTGGACCGGTGATAATGGTGACCCGGATAACTTTATGAATCTGCTCGCCGATAAGACTGTTTCCATGAATCTTTCTCGTTACGATGATCCCACTTATAGAGCACTGATTCAAAAGGGTATTGCTACAAAAGACGGTGCTGATCGTGACGCAGTTTATAAGCAGTGTGAACAAATGGTTGCAGATCAGAATGTCTGGCTTTTGATTTCACATTCCAAGAACCTATGCGGCTATAATCCAAAGGTTCAGGGCTTCTACTATCATCAGACTGGTATTACTCCGTTTGCTGGAGTTACCAAAACGAAATAA
- a CDS encoding conserved protein of unknown function (Evidence 4 : Unknown function but conserved in other organisms) has product MMWDSVDLKAYHDCVADLLGTKEVNEMRDLDHHAHISCYEHSVFVSYLSFRICRRLHIDYRAAARGGLLHDLFLYDWHTDPHEGMHGFSHPKAALKNAKELCPLTPKEEDIILKHMWPLTLRQVPKYRESFVVSGADKLCALMEMFSFYRILKIKRHLALAV; this is encoded by the coding sequence ATGATGTGGGATTCTGTGGATTTAAAAGCATATCATGATTGTGTCGCTGATCTTTTGGGAACAAAAGAAGTCAATGAAATGCGCGATCTGGACCATCATGCACATATTAGCTGTTATGAACACTCAGTGTTTGTTTCCTATTTAAGTTTTCGAATTTGCCGCAGACTGCATATTGATTATCGGGCGGCTGCCAGAGGGGGACTTTTACATGATTTGTTCCTTTATGATTGGCATACGGACCCGCATGAGGGAATGCACGGATTTTCTCATCCGAAAGCAGCACTAAAAAATGCGAAGGAATTATGCCCGTTGACCCCTAAGGAAGAGGACATTATTTTAAAGCATATGTGGCCTCTTACTTTGCGTCAGGTCCCAAAATATCGTGAGTCTTTTGTCGTTTCGGGGGCTGATAAGCTCTGTGCATTGATGGAGATGTTTTCATTTTACAGAATTTTGAAGATTAAACGCCATCTCGCTCTAGCAGTTTAA
- a CDS encoding putative Amino_oxidase domain-containing protein (Evidence 3 : Putative function from multiple computational evidences): protein MKRVNKIAIIGGGISGLAAGIWGQKQGFQTVIFDKNSAPGGFCAGWKAGVQQVGFCFRGLIGTKENTVLNYLWRETGALGNTLIIQPESFLSVSENDKSITLWQDLERFEREAKKLSPEDAPTISMFCNAIRTIAEYEIPAQRPDELLGPLERLKVGNKEAEKLLQKASEVSMKQFVNEFRSPILRRLFSSVQPQNGTLALFLFQYAMFVSGNCGLPVGGAAAMARRMAEQYQRLGGVLRLNATVEQILTANGAARGIALHSGERYFSHWTIAACDPDVTTHHLIPSDTELDKNFQQRYEDRLHNPIFTGFYCAFRTNQDPGLMLHMQDFEVEPFSIGKTLINRLCLIQSSYDSQLGQNGNAQFVCLIPQAEENYNYWEELSQNEVLYEAETNKIMKKVLEQLRKKFPELDLKPVCCAAPDFFSRRFGAYHGTWSPFITLPGIKYQPMPFTVPGVRRLLLSGQWMHVEGGLHAALIEGRFSIQRICHKERLPFSE, encoded by the coding sequence TTGAAAAGAGTCAATAAAATTGCCATTATTGGCGGTGGCATCTCCGGACTTGCTGCCGGAATCTGGGGGCAGAAGCAAGGATTCCAGACGGTTATTTTTGATAAAAACAGCGCGCCCGGCGGCTTTTGCGCCGGATGGAAAGCAGGAGTACAGCAGGTTGGATTTTGTTTTCGCGGACTGATTGGGACAAAAGAAAATACGGTGTTAAACTATTTGTGGAGAGAGACAGGAGCTCTTGGGAATACATTGATTATTCAGCCGGAAAGTTTTTTAAGCGTTTCGGAAAATGATAAGTCTATTACGCTTTGGCAGGATTTGGAACGCTTTGAGCGTGAGGCAAAGAAGCTTTCTCCTGAGGATGCTCCGACTATTTCCATGTTTTGCAATGCAATTCGTACGATTGCAGAGTATGAAATTCCGGCCCAAAGGCCGGATGAACTTTTAGGACCTTTAGAGCGCTTAAAAGTTGGGAATAAAGAAGCAGAAAAGCTTTTGCAGAAAGCTTCTGAAGTCAGTATGAAGCAGTTTGTTAATGAGTTTAGGAGCCCAATTCTGCGGCGTCTATTTTCTTCGGTTCAGCCCCAGAATGGAACATTGGCATTATTTTTATTTCAGTATGCGATGTTCGTCAGCGGAAACTGCGGGCTTCCCGTCGGGGGTGCTGCTGCTATGGCAAGGAGAATGGCAGAACAATATCAGCGCCTAGGCGGAGTTTTGCGGCTAAATGCCACTGTTGAGCAGATCTTGACGGCAAATGGAGCGGCAAGAGGAATTGCACTGCACAGCGGCGAACGCTATTTTTCGCATTGGACGATTGCGGCATGTGATCCGGATGTTACGACTCATCATCTGATTCCCTCTGATACAGAATTGGATAAAAATTTTCAGCAGCGATATGAAGACCGACTTCACAATCCGATTTTTACTGGATTTTACTGTGCTTTTCGTACGAATCAGGATCCCGGCCTGATGCTGCATATGCAGGATTTTGAGGTGGAACCTTTTTCAATTGGAAAAACTTTGATTAACCGTCTCTGCTTGATACAGTCGAGCTATGATTCTCAACTGGGGCAAAATGGGAACGCTCAGTTTGTGTGTCTAATTCCGCAGGCGGAAGAAAATTACAATTACTGGGAAGAATTATCCCAAAACGAAGTCCTGTATGAGGCGGAGACAAATAAAATTATGAAAAAAGTGCTGGAACAGCTTCGAAAAAAATTTCCTGAATTGGATTTAAAACCTGTATGCTGTGCAGCACCGGATTTTTTCAGCCGACGTTTTGGTGCTTATCACGGAACTTGGAGCCCATTTATTACACTGCCGGGGATTAAATATCAGCCGATGCCGTTTACGGTGCCGGGAGTTCGTCGGCTGCTTCTTTCCGGTCAGTGGATGCATGTAGAAGGCGGTCTTCATGCCGCACTGATCGAGGGGCGCTTTTCAATTCAGCGTATTTGCCATAAGGAACGACTGCCGTTTTCTGAATAA
- a CDS encoding conserved protein of unknown function (Evidence 4 : Unknown function but conserved in other organisms) translates to MENRVRNYFVDANTARGWIDFYDSNFSPLETAVCLYGWPSMMISELIADICHTAKEEETSIELIHDSLDNHMAGIILPKFSAGIINEPIFAGYSVQRLLGGKELDCAFAALQQAKEGFASALKVHDGWEKIYLERIDFQKLDQVFTFTSDRLLQDALPKTGKAVHRFFGAATADGSLDYIPNLTEDLSRRIFLKGRPGTGKSTLLKRFAHKAMESGYDCEIYHCGFDPESLDMVIVRELSLCIFDSTAPHEYQPSRPGDEVLDLYKAAVVPHTDETCAAELAASAAAYHTQINKAVAALSQAKEFLNEHSKKILEDVRMEHFCTVRDEITEKIFS, encoded by the coding sequence ATGGAAAACAGGGTACGGAATTATTTCGTGGATGCGAACACGGCCAGAGGATGGATCGATTTTTATGATTCTAATTTTAGTCCTTTGGAAACGGCCGTCTGCCTTTATGGTTGGCCGTCTATGATGATTTCTGAATTGATTGCCGATATTTGCCATACGGCGAAAGAAGAAGAGACCTCAATCGAGCTGATTCATGACAGCTTGGATAATCATATGGCAGGAATTATTTTGCCAAAGTTTTCAGCCGGCATTATTAATGAACCGATTTTTGCGGGGTATAGTGTTCAACGCCTGCTCGGCGGAAAAGAACTGGATTGTGCATTTGCAGCTCTGCAGCAAGCCAAAGAAGGTTTTGCTTCTGCACTTAAAGTTCATGATGGATGGGAAAAAATTTATCTGGAGCGGATTGACTTTCAAAAGTTGGATCAAGTATTTACTTTTACATCGGACCGCTTGCTTCAGGATGCTCTGCCCAAAACCGGAAAGGCTGTTCATCGCTTTTTTGGTGCGGCAACTGCGGATGGTTCTCTCGATTACATTCCAAATTTGACAGAAGACCTTAGCCGCAGAATCTTTTTAAAGGGACGTCCGGGCACTGGAAAATCGACTTTGCTCAAGCGCTTTGCACATAAGGCAATGGAATCCGGATATGATTGCGAAATTTATCATTGCGGTTTTGACCCGGAGAGCTTAGATATGGTAATTGTGCGGGAGCTTTCTCTCTGTATTTTTGACAGTACGGCTCCGCATGAATATCAGCCTTCTCGCCCGGGAGACGAAGTGTTGGATCTTTATAAGGCAGCGGTTGTTCCGCATACAGATGAAACCTGTGCCGCAGAATTGGCAGCCAGTGCAGCAGCGTACCACACACAGATTAATAAAGCGGTTGCTGCTCTTTCACAAGCGAAAGAATTTTTGAATGAACATTCCAAGAAAATTTTGGAAGATGTCCGAATGGAACATTTTTGTACAGTGCGGGATGAAATTACGGAAAAAATTTTTTCATAA
- a CDS encoding FAD-dependent oxidoreductase, whose protein sequence is MRQFDYDLLIIGAGPAGIFTALEMNQLAPEKKVLVIDSGSAIAKRTCPARTSGQCAHCKTCNIMNGWAGAGAFSDGKLSLSEEVGGHITDFMSAQEAEQMIHYCDEIYLKFGAPKKVFGEGNKFADKIAYEARKENIQLIHCPVRHMGTEYSFQVLSAMYDYLAAQPNFEFRAHTTADTIFVEDGHACGAYLLGPDGKRELVKAKRVVAAPGRGGADWLNRISKETGLSVTNNEVDIGVRVEVPNAVMDHLTKNLYEAKLIYYSDTFENKVRTFCMNPGGIVSEEHYDGPNGGIAVVNGHSYADEDRHSDNTNFALLVSTKFTQPFHQPIEYGRYIAQLGNMLTGGGIMVQRLGDLLLGRRTDETRLQKSTTIPTLKNAVPGDLSFVLPHRHLTSIVETLRALDKLAPGLYSRNTLLYGVEVKFYSAKVAVDQNFETQLPELYAIGDGAGITRGLMQASVTGVMAARHIIESLKETN, encoded by the coding sequence ATGAGACAATTTGACTATGATTTATTAATAATTGGAGCTGGCCCTGCGGGAATTTTTACCGCTTTGGAAATGAATCAGCTGGCGCCGGAAAAGAAAGTCCTGGTGATAGATTCCGGCAGCGCGATTGCAAAAAGAACATGTCCTGCGAGAACCAGCGGTCAATGTGCGCATTGCAAGACCTGCAATATTATGAACGGTTGGGCAGGAGCCGGAGCATTTTCAGACGGGAAACTTTCTCTTTCGGAGGAAGTTGGTGGGCATATTACGGATTTTATGAGCGCACAGGAAGCGGAACAGATGATTCATTACTGCGATGAAATCTATCTGAAATTCGGTGCGCCCAAAAAAGTGTTTGGAGAAGGCAACAAATTTGCCGATAAGATTGCCTATGAAGCCCGCAAGGAAAATATTCAGCTGATTCATTGCCCAGTGCGTCATATGGGAACGGAATACAGCTTTCAAGTTCTCAGTGCAATGTATGATTATTTAGCTGCACAGCCGAATTTTGAGTTCCGTGCACATACGACTGCCGATACTATTTTTGTAGAAGACGGCCATGCCTGTGGAGCATATCTTTTAGGGCCGGACGGAAAAAGAGAACTTGTGAAGGCTAAGCGTGTTGTGGCAGCTCCCGGCCGCGGCGGTGCAGACTGGCTCAACCGGATCAGCAAAGAAACCGGGCTGTCAGTTACCAATAATGAAGTGGACATTGGAGTGCGGGTAGAAGTGCCGAATGCGGTGATGGATCACCTGACGAAAAACCTTTATGAAGCAAAATTGATTTATTATTCCGATACTTTTGAGAATAAAGTACGTACTTTCTGCATGAATCCAGGAGGAATCGTCAGTGAAGAACATTATGATGGACCTAACGGAGGAATTGCAGTTGTAAATGGGCATTCCTATGCGGATGAAGATCGCCACAGCGATAATACAAACTTTGCACTGCTTGTTTCCACGAAATTTACGCAGCCGTTCCATCAGCCGATTGAATACGGCCGATATATCGCGCAGTTGGGGAATATGCTTACCGGCGGCGGAATTATGGTACAGCGGCTGGGGGATTTGCTTTTGGGACGTCGTACCGATGAGACACGGCTGCAGAAAAGTACTACGATCCCGACCCTGAAAAATGCGGTGCCGGGAGATCTTTCTTTTGTCCTGCCGCATCGTCATTTGACTTCTATTGTAGAGACACTGAGGGCGCTTGATAAGCTGGCACCGGGTCTCTACAGCAGAAATACGCTGCTTTATGGAGTGGAAGTTAAGTTTTATTCCGCTAAAGTCGCGGTCGATCAAAACTTTGAAACGCAGCTTCCGGAACTTTATGCGATCGGTGACGGCGCCGGGATTACTCGTGGATTGATGCAGGCATCTGTTACCGGGGTCATGGCAGCTCGTCATATTATAGAAAGTCTGAAAGAAACAAATTAA
- a CDS encoding protein of unknown function (Evidence 5 : Unknown function) — translation MGKHKWIPIILCCECFLFFILQISGCSGQAPYKEPVFPSSIASEPETAEFYQDEQLNFTFRIPPCWISENPLYTQETIFDESSKNGYTSFYYAHDPSVPLLRIFLESQEYSNDEFSVQFSSLCKDQNVFFLGENKNGYYYAVLPESCSLPIGKEADLYNSMALSENDVKRRFSIES, via the coding sequence ATGGGCAAACACAAGTGGATTCCAATCATATTATGTTGCGAATGCTTTTTGTTTTTTATACTGCAAATCTCCGGCTGCTCCGGACAAGCTCCTTATAAGGAACCTGTTTTCCCCTCTTCTATCGCTTCGGAACCGGAAACTGCAGAATTCTATCAAGATGAACAACTGAATTTTACTTTTCGAATTCCACCTTGCTGGATTTCTGAAAATCCTCTTTACACACAAGAAACCATTTTCGACGAATCTTCTAAAAATGGATACACCTCGTTTTATTATGCCCATGATCCTTCTGTTCCCCTTCTGCGAATTTTCTTGGAATCACAGGAATACAGCAACGATGAATTTTCAGTACAATTTTCATCTCTCTGCAAAGATCAAAACGTTTTCTTTCTTGGAGAAAATAAAAACGGATATTATTATGCTGTTCTTCCGGAAAGCTGTTCTCTTCCTATCGGAAAAGAAGCCGACCTATACAACAGTATGGCACTTTCCGAAAACGATGTAAAACGCAGATTTTCAATAGAATCATAG